From the Opitutia bacterium genome, one window contains:
- a CDS encoding MFS transporter: MPLARLRWLILGLLFLSTVINYVDRQALSVLLPTLRSELGLSSADYGLITTAFLLAYTAAQVPIGMWIDKVGTRLGFSVSIVGWSLAAVLHAFVVGPISLLFARALLGVTEAGNWPAGTKAVASWFPQKRRAFAMAIFDAGSAVGAVLAPPLVALLALQWGWRASFVVTGVLGFVWLLGWLWLYHAPQEHPRLSAADRETVIKEVGLAPSKPPVFGAALRRIVRERQLWGLMTTRLMATPVWWFYVFWLPDYLSKGRGFSLKEIGFYGWIPYVTVDLGKMFGGAASDALLARGYSATFARKTLMILGAFAMLGGLQVVNADSAIGAIGWVCLATFGFGMWSANILALHADMFPAETMGTAMGSTLMAASLGGAVFTFGVGQVVDRIGYSPVFWTVGVLPLIACVALLFWVGRVERIRDA, encoded by the coding sequence ATGCCTCTCGCTCGCCTCCGCTGGCTCATCCTCGGGCTGCTATTCCTGTCCACGGTGATCAACTACGTGGACCGGCAGGCGCTGTCGGTGCTGCTGCCGACGCTGCGCTCGGAGTTAGGACTCTCGAGTGCGGACTACGGATTGATCACGACGGCGTTTCTGCTCGCCTATACCGCGGCGCAGGTGCCGATCGGGATGTGGATCGACAAGGTCGGCACGCGGCTCGGGTTCTCCGTTTCCATCGTGGGCTGGTCGCTGGCGGCTGTGCTGCATGCTTTCGTGGTGGGACCGATCAGTCTACTGTTCGCCCGCGCGCTGCTCGGCGTGACGGAAGCGGGCAACTGGCCCGCGGGCACCAAGGCGGTCGCGAGCTGGTTCCCGCAAAAGCGGCGGGCGTTCGCGATGGCGATTTTCGACGCAGGCTCGGCGGTGGGGGCGGTGTTGGCGCCGCCGTTGGTTGCGTTGCTTGCTCTCCAGTGGGGCTGGCGCGCGTCGTTTGTGGTCACTGGCGTCTTGGGATTCGTGTGGCTCTTGGGCTGGCTGTGGCTCTATCACGCGCCGCAGGAGCACCCGCGGCTCTCCGCGGCCGATCGCGAGACGGTGATCAAAGAAGTGGGCTTGGCGCCTTCGAAGCCACCGGTTTTCGGGGCCGCACTTCGTCGCATCGTGCGAGAGCGCCAGCTCTGGGGCTTGATGACGACGCGCCTGATGGCGACACCGGTCTGGTGGTTCTATGTGTTCTGGCTGCCTGACTATCTGAGCAAGGGCCGCGGCTTCTCGCTCAAGGAAATCGGATTCTACGGCTGGATTCCCTACGTCACGGTTGACCTTGGTAAAATGTTTGGCGGCGCCGCCTCGGATGCGCTGCTGGCGCGCGGCTACAGTGCCACGTTTGCCCGAAAGACCCTCATGATCCTCGGCGCGTTCGCGATGCTGGGCGGTCTGCAAGTCGTGAACGCCGATTCCGCGATCGGCGCGATTGGCTGGGTGTGTTTGGCGACGTTCGGCTTTGGCATGTGGAGCGCGAACATCCTCGCGTTGCACGCGGATATGTTCCCGGCCGAAACGATGGGAACCGCGATGGGCTCGACGCTGATGGCGGCCAGCCTGGGCGGCGCGGTGTTTACCTTTGGCGTGGGCCAGGTCGTCGATCGCATCGGCTACAGCCCGGTTTTCTGGACGGTGGGCGTGCTGCCGCTGATCGCGTGTGTGGCACTGCTGTTCTGGGTCGGACGCGTCGAGCGCATCCGCGATGCCTGA